Proteins from a single region of Schistocerca gregaria isolate iqSchGreg1 chromosome 3, iqSchGreg1.2, whole genome shotgun sequence:
- the LOC126354896 gene encoding leucine-rich repeat and fibronectin type-III domain-containing protein 3-like, which yields MLRIAKSLPLLLLASWASAAPAVVSAPLSMTAPASSSSDESELAPSPCKTYWTYTGSKADCRAAGLTELPASLDPAAQQLDLSDNNLTALRNGSLAALGLSALELLDAGANALAGVEPDAFRGLRLLRTVRLSDNRLRTLHADTFAHNPRLQELFLDGNPLAALPADGAWLRAPLLLVLDASRCGLAALPRRALAALPHLRALYLARNRLRALPSAPGAFAASSALLFLDLSANRLRDLPAGAFSGLGALRRLDLQDNELRAPPAAAFAPLRSLARLELGGNPLACDCALYPLRSWAAARNLSVRAHCAATGAAWSLLDNLDCPA from the coding sequence ATGTTACGAATCGCAAagtcgctgccgctgctgctgctggcgtcGTGGGCGTCGGCCGCTCCGGCCGTCGTCTCGGCGCCCCTGTCGATGACGGCGCCGGCGTCCTCGTCTTCGGACGAGTCCGAGCTGGCACCGTCGCCGTGCAAGACCTACTGGACGTACACCGGCTCGAAGGCGGACTGCCGGGCCGCCGGGCTGACCGAGCTGCCGGCTTCGCTGGACCCGGCGGCGCAGCAGCTCGACCTGTCCGACAACAACCTGACGGCGCTGCGCAACGGCTCGCTGGCGGCGCTGGGGCTGTCGGCGCTCGAGCTGCTCGACGCGGGCGCCAACGCGCTGGCCGGCGTCGAGCCGGACGCGTTCCGCGGGCTGCGCCTGCTGCGCACCGTGCGCCTCAGCGACAACCGGCTGCGCACGCTGCACGCCGACACGTTCGCGCACAACCCGCGCCTGCAGGAGCTCTTCCTGGACGGCAACCCGCTGGCGGCGCTGCCCGCCGACGGCGCCTGGCTGCGCGCGCCGCTGCTGCTCGTGCTCGACGCGTCGCGCTGCGGCCTGGCCGCGCTGCCGCGCCGCGCGCTCGCCGCGCTGCCGCACCTGCGCGCGCTCTACCTCGCGCGCAACAGGCTGCGCGCGCTGCCCTCCGCGCCCGGCGCCTTCGCCGCCTCGTCGGCGCTGCTCTTCCTCGACCTGTCGGCCAACCGGCTGCGCGACCTGCCCGCCGGCGCCTTCTCCGGGCTGGGCGCGCTGCGCAGGCTCGACCTGCAGGACAACGAGCTGCGCGCGCCGCCCGCCGCCGCCTTCGCGCCTCTGCGCTCGCTGGCGCGCCTCGAGCTGGGAGGCAACCCGCTGGCGTGCGACTGCGCGCTCTACCCGCTGCGCTCCTGGGCCGCCGCGCGCAACCTGTCCGTGCGTGCGCACTGCGCAGCCACCGGCGCCGCCTGGTCGCTGCTCGACAACCTAGACTGTCCGGCCTGA